CTGGTGGACATCTTCGACTTCTTCAAGGGCCTGGAGCTGCCCAAGCTCGCCCAGCGCTGGCAGGACGACCACGAGTTCGCCCGCCAGGCCGTGCAGGGCATCAGCCCCGTGCACATCGAGTCCATCACCGCGCTGCCGGACGGCATGCCCGTGACGGAGGACGCGGTGAAGGGGCAGCTGTCGCCGGGCATGACGCTCGCGCAGGCGCTGTCGGGCAAGCGCGTGTTCCTGCTCGACTTCGAGATCCTGGGCGACGTGCCCATGTTCAAGAAGACGGACAAGGCCGGCGTCGAGGAGCGCCGGTGGGCGCCCGCGTCCCGGTGCCTGCTGTATCTGGATGACACCCAGCAGCTGCGGCCCATCGCCATCCAGCTCGGGAGGGATCCGGAGCTGGATCCCGTGTTCACGCCCAATGACAGCCCGCACGACTGGCTGGCCGCGAAGATCTACGTGCGGTGCAGCGAGGGCAACGCGCACCAGATGGTGGGCCACGCGCTGCGCACCCACTTCGTGGCGGAGCCGTTCGTCATGGCGACGATGCGCAACCTCCCGGATCCGCACCCGGTCTACAAGCTGCTGCGCCGCCACTTCCGCTACACGCTCGCCATCAACGATGGCGCGCGGAAGGGCCTGCTCGCGGAGGGCGGCGTGTTCGACGACCTCATCGCCACCGGCGGCCCCGACCAGGGGCACCTGTTCCTGGGCAAGAAGGGGTACCGGGCCTGGAAGCTCGCGGACAACAAGCCGCGCCCGGACATCGAGCGGCGCGGGGTGCTCGACCCGGCGGTGCTTCCGCACTACCCGTACCGCGACGACGCGCTGCTCCTGTGGGACGCGCTGGAGGAGTACGTGGGCGGCGTGCTGGGGCACTTCTACCGGTCCGACGAGGACTTGGTGCGCGACACCGACATGCAGCGCTGGTGGAAGGACCTCACCGAGCACGGCCTCCCCGTGGAGAAGCTCCCGTGCGCGGAGCTGAAGCGCGTCTCCGACCTCACGGACATCCTCACCACGGTGCTCTTCACGGTGAGCGTCCAGCACGCGGCGGTGAACTACCTCCAGTACGAGCACTACGCCTTCGTGCCCAACGCGCCGCTGTGCATGCGCCAGCCTCCGCCGCGAAAGAAGGGCGTCCTGGGGGAGAAGGACATCGACGCGATGATTCCCTCCAAGACGCAGATGCTCTGGCAGGTGGCCGTGGGCCGCGCGCTGTCCAGCTTCGGGGACGACGAGGAGTACCTGCTCCACGAGGGCGGCTGGCGCGAGGACTACTTCCAGGAGCCGGAGCTCATCGCCATCCGCGACCGCTTCCACTCCCGCCTGCGCGCGCAGAGCGAGGCCGTGAGGGCGCGCAACGCGAAGAGCGCGGTGCCCTACACCGTCCTGCAGGCCGACCGCATCCCCTGCGGCATCACCGTCTAAAGCCGTCAGGAGCTATCGCCCGTGCCCAACGCCCTCTCTCGCGGCCTCTTCAACCTGTTCTTCGGCGCGAAGCGCAAGCCGTTCGCTTCGTTGCCCGGTCCTGCGCCGGGGATCCTCGGCACCGCCGGGGACTTCCTCGGGGCTTCGCCCTGGGACGTCTGCGCCCGCTATGGCCGCGAGTACGGCGGCGTCACGCTCATCTGGATGGGGCCCAATCCCGGGCTGGTGCTCAACGACCCGGCGCTCATCGCGGAGGTCTACGAGTCCCCGCGCCGGATGGAGTTCGAGAAGGGCAACATCAGCGAGCAGATCCGCCCCTCCACGACGGACGACACGGCCTTCACGGCGGAGCTGCGTGGAGACTGGGTCCAGAAGCGCGCGCTGGAGCCCACGGCCCGGCCTTGGGCCGCGGAGTCGCTGGCGGACCAGGTGGGTCCCATGCAGGCGGCCATCTCCGAGTCCGTGGACGCGCTGCTGAAGCAGGACCGCATCGACTTCACGCCCGCGCTGCGACGGCTGACGTTCGACGCGTTCTCGGTGGCGCAGGTGGGGGAGAAGCTGCCGGATCAGGTGTTCGAGGACTTCATGCTGCTCGCGAGGGCGGCGGACGCGCGCATCCAGTCGAAGCTGCCGCTGAAGTTCGTGAAGCCGCCGAAGGACTTCGAGGCGGTGAAGGCGCGCTTCTACGGTCACTTCGTGGACCGCATCCGCGAGTCACGCAAGCGCCAGGACCCGGGCGCCATGGACGTCATGTCCCGCTACCTGCGGGAGACGCCGGGCATCGATGATCAGGTGCTGGCCCACATGCTCGGGGGCACGTACTTCGGAGGCGCGTTCTCCTCCAGCGTCACGCTGGTGGGGGCGTTCCACCAGCTCAACAAGTACCCGGACGCCGACGCGCGTCTGGCCGCCGAGGCCGCTTCCCTGGTGGCGGACGGGCCGCTGACGTTCCAGAAGTTGGAGACCGCGAAGTGGGCGGAGGCGGTGGCCTATGAAGCGCTGCGCATCCTGCCGGCGGTCCGGGTGATGACGCGCACGCCGTCGAAGGACGCGCAGCTGGCTGGGGTTACGTTGCCAGCGGGGTCGATGATCATGATCTCGAACCAGCACCTGCACCGGGACCCGGCGCACTGGCCGGACCCGGACACGTTCAAGCCGGAGCGCTGGCTGGACGGGGGCACGACGCGAGATCCGCTGGGAAGCGGCCACTTCTTCCCCTTCGGCCGGGGGCCACGCGCGTGCGTGGGCGCGGACTTCGCGATGGTGTTCCTGAAGACGGCGCTGACGACGATTGCGTCCCGCGTGAAGGTCCAGCTCGATTCGACGGAACCCTTCGAGGAGGGCTTCTTCTTCGGCGTGGTGCTGCCGAAGGGCGTCACCGGGAAGCTCGTCGCACGGGAGACCCAGGCATCACTGACTGCCAGGGTTGGATGAAAGGCACCTTACCTGATAGGTTGGGAGGTCATGCGCGCCCTCCCTCTTCTCAGGTATGGCCTCCTGCTTGTCCTGATGGCTTCGCCGTCCCTGGCGAGGGAGGTGGCGGACAAGCTCACCATCCGGACGCTCAAGGTCCCAGCCCATCCAGCCCAGGAGGCGCCGTCCATCTATGTCTCCTGGCAGGTGGTGACAGCGCTTCGATTCGAGGCGGAAGTAGATCCCGCCCGGACGAGGTTCCTGGGATGGGAAGGACGTTTCGAAGCGCCACTGATCGGCGGCAAGAAGGTCATCCTCGAGCCACTGCGTGAGCTTGATGGTGGTGACGCGTTACCCCTGCTGGTGACACTCGTTGATGGAACGGAATTCACGTTCCTCGTGAGGGCCAGGAGCCAGGACAACTGGGGCTGGATCGACTATCAGGTCAACGTGTTCAAGGACCCCGACAGCTACAATGCGGTCCTCTCGTCGCTCTATGACTCGCTCGGCCGCGAGCGCAGGCTGAGTGAGGAGAATGAGCGATTCAAGAAGGAAGAGAACTCGGTCGACCACGCCTACGCGACGCTTCTCGCGAATGGACAGGTCAAGAAGACGCCGTTTCGGCGTGCGAAGTTCTGGCGCTCGAAGAACGAAGACATGGACATGGTTGTGGAGGTCTTCTCGGGGCCAGAAAAGGCAGCGGCCGTGATTCACCTGACGAACACCTACCATGGCCAGACCTGGATGTTCGACGGGGCCTATCTCACTCGCGACTTCTCCAGTGACACCGCTCGCCCGTTCGCGCTTCGCATGAACCGCTCGGTCCTCGTTTCGGGGCAGTCGGGCAGGATCGCCGTCGTTGTCGACAAGAGCGCCTTCGAGGACAAGGAGGGACAACTGGCCGATCTGGGCCTCCAGATCTTCCGGGACGATGGACTCCTCCAGGTGTTCGTCGCGATGGATCACACCCTGCTTCGGCAGTAGAAGTGGCGCTCATGCGCATGCCCAAGGCCCTGTTGTTCGGCACTGTCCTCCTGCTTGGCGCCTCTGCCGGCTGTACTGCGGCGGGCGGTGTGGCGCTACGCCCCGACGGAACCCCGGGGCCGCAGGAGTGCTCGGAGAAAGCGCTCGAAGTCATGCGGTATCTGAGACTGCGCGTGGGGGACGCCGCGCTTGCGGATCTCGATGCCAACCAGATCGACGCCCGCCGCATCTCGCTTTACGACGGACCCATTGAGAGCATCCTCAAGGACGACATGGGCACCCTTGAGGCGACGACACGCTTGTATGGGCGGGTCTGGACGAGCGGGCCCCAGGTCGTCATTCGCTGGTACGAGGCGCACCCGCCAGATGGCGACAAGGTTCCCATCTGCGCCGTGGCTCGCCTCAGCCGGGATCAAATGCGGAAGCTGCCTGAGTCAAAGCCCGGAATGGCGATTCTCGACGGCTCCGTCGCGGCTGCCTACATCGTCGATTCATTTCGCTGACATCTGGCCTTGGGTGCTGCTGAAGCTTTGCGCCTGGCTCTGTGGAAGGACCCATGGCCTACGATTCCAATTTTGACGTCGATGCCGTGATGGGCGTCCTTGGGACCATCGGAGAGCGGTTCCAGGATGGAACTCCCGAAGACGAAGCGCTGAGAATCGCCGCAGTGGCGCTGCTTTACGTCCGCGAGAACGGGAAACTGGAGGACTACCGGGAGTACTTCCGGAAGTTCTTCATCCCCGCCACGGAGTCCATTGTCGTGGCCCAATCGTTCTCCACGACGGAGGAGGCTGAAGCCTGGCTCGCTCAGGGGCTGGGGCGGGAGGGTGACCTGGTTCGTGTCGCGGGAAAGGGCTTCCGGGTCATCCCCCGCAGGAAGGGCGGCGGGCTGATGTTTCTCCGCACGCCACTTCCCGAGGAAATGGAGCCCTGAGTTGCAGGGACCTGGGTTGGATGCGCCCGGTCCCCGCTGGCTTGGTGAGCCGATACGACTCACGGTGCCTGCCGACTGCTACTGGCTCAGGAGTTCGTAAGGCCTGAGCGACACCACCGCGTTGCCGCGTGCTCCGCTGTAGTTGGTGTAGGCGTGGTTCTTTTCCAACGTGTAGAACGAATCGACGTAGTCGTCGTCGTTGGTGAACCATTCACCGGGCATGCGATCCACCAGCCCGCTGCCCAGGGCCACCAGGGCGCCGATCTCCGGCTGGCCGATGGCCGTCAGGATCTGGCTCGCGACATTGAACAGGTAGCTCACCAGCTCCTGGTAACTGGTGTTGTCGTCATGCTCCATGAGGATGACGTTCGCCGCCGCCCAGCGATAACGCTCCCAGAAGATCAGGACCTGGTTCGGGGTATAGACCCTCCCGTCCGTGTCCAGATAGGGCATGTCGACGATGTCCAACTGCGGCGCGTCACGGCTGGGGTCGACACCGTTGACGATGGCGTAGACCTCCGCGTTGCCGGAGATCCAGGGCTCCTCGTCGTCGTTCAGGTAGATGCGATCGAGGATCGTCACCGGCGTGCTGGTCGCCGCGGCGGCCGTGCTCTGGACGGGCAGGGGACGCTGCCCGAGGGCCACGAGTTGCTCGCGCATCAGCTTGATGCCGGCGGCCAGGTCCCTGCGCGCGTCGAGGTCCACCACCAGCACCGGCTGTTCAGGCATGCGGTGCACGTCGAGATGGTGCACGCGGCCAAGGCCATCGAAGGCCTCGATGAATCGCCACTGGGAGTCATCGCCGTCCGGCTCATACGCGTAGAGGGGCTCAACGCCTTGCTGCAATGCCGCCAGCATGGACGCGCTGGCCAGACGCAGCTGAAGCAGGCTGTCGAGCTCCCGATCGATGCCCTTGAGCCGGCGGATGCTCAGGTCCGCTCGCTCCGCCACGCCCGTGACAGAGGACGGGGCCGGCACGGTGCTCAGCCACTGCTTCAGATCCACGGAGAGGTGCTCGGCGCTCAAGCGGGAAGCGAGCGCTTTTCGCAGCACCGTGTCCTGCTTCGCCAGGGTCAGCGCCACCTCGCGCTTATCGGCGGCCAGCGACACGCTGATGCGCTCGCGCAGCGCCGCTGGCTTCATGGCGGCGGCTCGAGCTTGGGGGACTGCGTTCATGCAAAAGAACAACGCGATGACCATCCCTATCCGCTTCATTGGATCCTCCTGTGGGTGAGAGAGGGTGCTGGGGCCGCCGCCGCAGGGGCCCGGGCCGGATGCGCCCGGTCCCCACGGTTGGCTCACTTCATCAGCGCGACATCGAGGCGTAGCCGTCCACGTACCCGATCGTCGGGGTGTACTGCTCCAGGTGCTCGCGGACCGGACCGGGCAGGTCGGAGTTCAGCGCGCTGCCCGAGCCCTGCACCGTCAACGGCTGGCTCGCGACGACCTGCACGGTGAAGGCACCCTGGTTGTTGCTTTCGTTGCTCTCCGCGATGTCATCGTCCAGGTCCGCCACGAGGACCAGGTAGTAGGTCCCTGGCGCGATGGCGCTCGAGAACGTGATGCCCGTGGACGGAACCGAGAACGTGCCCGCGCCCGTGCCCACGGAGATCCCGCCGATGTAGCTGAGCACGTTGTAGCTGGTGTCCGTCAGGAAGACGCCCAGCGTGGACGAGGTCGTCACGGGGCACGCCGTGTAGAGGTCCGCCGTGAAGTTGACGGTGCCCCCGGGCGTGATGGTCGTGGGGCTCAGCGTCCCGGCCGTGAAGTAGAAGTCCGGGAGCTTGGTGGTGCCAATCAGCGTGTCGTCGCCCCACGGGAGCCCGAAGTCCGCCTCGACCTGGATGTAGAAGCTCTGCGGAGCGCAGGCACTCGCTGCCGCCGCCAGCACGGTCTGCGCGCTGGCCTGGACCGTGGCGTAGGAGAAGGACGCCGACTGGGTCCCCGTGGGCGGCAGGTAGAGCCCGTTTCCGGCCCACCCCAGCGTGATCTGACGCGAGCTCATCAGGACCCGGTTGGAGGTCCCCTGCGGCGTGGTCGCCAGGTAGAAGCGGATCTGTGACGTGGCGATCAGGCTGCTTCCATTCAGGCCGTAGCTGATCGTGAAGGTGGAATAGGGGTTGGGAACCGTCGCGGGCGCGGTCACCGTCGTGACCCCCACCGCCGCCTGGGCCGGAGCCGAGGCAATGCAAACCACCGCGAAGGCCGCCAACAGGAGTTGCCTGAGTTTTGTCATTCACTCAGAGTGGACAATCTCAGGTGTTCAAATCAAGAGTTCTCCGGATGGGTGGGAATAGCCCCAATAGTTGAATGTGTGCCCAATGCCAGGAGCTACGCCGCATCATGGAAAATGATGCCCACCGTGTGCCTCATACCCGAGCGCACGCGGCTGACGCCGTGACGCAGATTGACGCGGTACGTGCCCCGCGTGCCCTGGACCGGTCGATGATGCACCGCGAAGACGACCGCGTCTCCTTGACGCAAGGGGACGACCTCCGCGCGGGACTGCACCCGGGGACGCTGCTCCGTCAGCACGAACTCGCCACCCGTGAAGTCCTTTCCTGGATCGGAGAGGAGAATGGCTACCTGGAGCGGGAAGACGTGCTCGCCGTACAGGTCCTGGTGCAGGCAGTTGTAGTCGTCCGTGCCGTAGCGCAAGAGCAGGGGCGTGGGCCGCATCTGCCCGGCTTCGTGGCAGCGTGCGAGGAAGTCCGCGTGCGCGTCCGGAAACCGCACGTCGAGGCCCATCGCCGTGTTCCATCGGTTCGCGATGGGCGCCAGGCATGGGTACAGCGCCGTGCGCAGGTCCGTCACGACCTCTGGAAGCGGATGGTCGAAGTATTTGTATTCACCTCGGCCAAACCCGTGCCGCGCCATGACGACCCGACTGCGAAAGGCATCCTCCACGTCGTAGAGCAGCGCCAATGCTTCGCACTCGTCAGCGGTGAGCAGGGCCCCGAGCACCGCACACCCCCGAGCATCCAGCTCCCGGCTCGTCACCTCCCAATCCACCGCACCCACTCGTGCCTGGATCCCCGGCGGGGCGCGGACCGCGAGCGCACCTCCACGGCGTGCGCTCATCTCCGCGCCCCTTGCGCCAGCCCGCCATCTGCCGCGTGCGCGGATTCGCGCTCCAGCAGCGCGCGCTTGCGCTCCACGCCCCAGCGGTAGCCAGACAGCGCGCCGTCATTGCGCACCACCCGGTGACACGGAATCACCACCGCCAGCGCATTCGCCCCACAGGCCTGCGCCACGGCCCGCACGGACTTCGGTGAGCCAATCCGCTCCGCGATGTCCGTGTAGCTCGCCGTCTTCCCCGCCGGGATCTCCCGCAGCGCCTGCCACACGCGCTGCTGGAACGCCGTGCCCCGCACGTCCAGGGGCAGGTCCAGCCCCACGCGCGGCGCCTCCACGAAGCCCACGACCTTCGCCACCAACTGCTCGAACTTCGCGTCGCCTCCCACCAACGTCGCCTGCGGGAAGCGGTCCTGGAGGTCCTTCGCCAGCGCGTCCGGATCATCCCCCATCAGGATGGCGCATACGCCCCGGTCGCTCGTGGCCACCAGGATGGGACCCAGCGAGCACTCCGCGATGGCGAAGTGGATCTCCGTGTTCGCGCCCCCGGCGCGGAAGTTCGTCGGTGTCATGCCCAGGACCTGGCTGGAGGTTTCGTAGAAACGGCCGCTCGAATTGAAGCCGGCGTCGTAGATGGCCTCGGTGACGGAGCCGCGCTTCGTCAGCCCGGCGCGGATCCGCTCCGCACGCTGCGCCGCCGCATAGCCCTTCGGCGTCAGCCCCGTGACGGCCTTGAACACCCGGTGCAGGTGGTACGGCGACAGCCCCGCGCGCTCCGCAAGCTCCTCCAGGCTCGGCATCTCCTCGGAGGCCTGGATGAAGCGGCACAGGTCGGCCACCCGGTCCGCGTGCTTCACGGCGAGCGAGGGCTCCCCCGGCCTGCACCGCTTGCACGCCCGGAACCCCGCCTGCTCCGCCGCCGCCACCGTCAGGTGGAAGCCCACGTTCTCCGGCCTCGGTGTCCTCGCGCCACAGGACGGACGGCAGTACACCCCCGTCGTCCGCACGGAATAGAAGAAGCGCCCATCCGCCGCCGCGTCCCGGGCGACGACCGCCGCCCAGCGCGGGTCGCCCACCGTCGCCGCCGCGAGGGCTTCCGTCTTCGTCGCCATGTTCCGCCTCCCTTCAATGTCCACGAGGCGAAACCTAACCCCCGGTGCACAGGCCAGCACTCCGCGCCTTGCGGTCGAATTCGGGCCGTCATGGAACAGGGCGTCATGGCAGGAAGCTGTCCAGCCGCGCCGGCAGTGAACCCCGCGCAATGCGTGGCAGCACGTCCGCGTACGACGTGACAGGATGCCGCACCCATTCCTCCTTCCCATGAGCAAGCCATGTCCCACCTGCGTCTGATGTGGAAACGCTCCCGTCTGCTCTGGCCCACGCTGGCCGCATGCGCCTCGGCCTCTGCATGGGCTGCCCCCGCGTCCATCGCCATCCCCAACGCCGGCTTTGAATCCGGCGCCGCCAGCGGCCTGCCCCAGGGCTGGACCGCGTCAGGCCAGGGCAAGGTGTCCGCCCGCACCGACGCGAAGTCGGAGGGCAGCCGCAGCCTCGTCATCGAAAGCCCCCAGGGCGGCGCGGAGACCACCGTCGTCTCCGAGCCCGTGAAGCTCCAGGTGGGCCGCCTCTACCGGCTCTCCGCCTGGGTGCGCACCCAGGGCGTGCAGGCGGACGCGCAGGCCCGCTATCCCACGGCGCTGGGCGCGTGTCTGTCCATGCAGAGCTTCCCCTTCACCAACTGCTCTCCGCCGCAGGGCGCCGACCAGAGCGGCCGGGTGCAGGTGCTGTTCTTCGCCACCACGTCCAATGACCGCGTGCGCGCGCACCTGGGCCACAACGGCAAGGCCACCGGCACCGCGTGGTTCGACGACGTGAAGCTGGAGGAGGTGACCGACGTCACCCAGTACATCCCGATGGAGAGCGTGCGGTGGGCCGGCAAGGGCTTCCGCTACGACGACGGCGGCTGGGTGTACGTGCACATCGAGGGCGAGCCCTACGAGCGCGGCCGTCAGTACGGCGAGCTCGTGTCGCAGGAGATCGTCCGCTACATCGAGAAGCTGGGCATCCAGAAGGATAAGGCGGACGCCGCGAAGGGCTGGGCGCAGGTGCGCCTGCTCGCGGACTCGCTGTTCCTGCGCCGCTTCGACCCCGAGTACCTGGAGGAGATGAAGGGCATCGCCGACGGCGCCAACGTGGGCGGCGCGAAGTTCAAGGGCCCGGATGGCAAGGAGCGCGACCTGGACGTGCTCGACGTCGTCGCCATCAACTCCGCCGTGGACCTGGGCCAGCTGGAGGACGCCAACCGCGTCACCGCGTCCCCGATCTCCGGGCGCACCTTCCTCAAGGGCGAGGACGAGAACGGCCGGGCGGGGGAGGGCGACCACTGCTCGTCCTTCGTGGCCACGAAGTCCGCGACGAAGGATGGCCGCGTCGTCATGGGCCAGATCTTCATGTGGAACGGCTACACCGGCGTCCACTGGGACGTGGTGCTGGACGTGCAGCCCACCAAGGGCCACCGCTTCGTGATGCAGACCTTCCCGGGCGGCATCCACAGCGGCTCCGACTGGATGCTCAACGACGCGGGCATCGTCATCGGCGAGACGACCGTGGGCCAGACGCCCTTCAACATCGACGGCACCCCGCAGAGCAACCGCATCCGCAAGGCCGTGCAGTACGCGAACTCCATCGACGACGTGGAGCGCATCCTCAAGGACCGCAACAACGGTCTCTATACCAACGACTGGACGCTCGCGGACACCAAGACGGACGAGGGCGCGTGCCTGCTCCTGGGCACCGCGAAGACGCGGCTGTGGCGCACCGGCAGCAAGGGCAAGGCCGGGGATACGCCTGGAAACCTCAAGGACTTCATCTGGGCCAACAACAACAACCGCGACCCGGAGGTCCGCAAGGAGTCCGTACCCAACGCGAGCAACGCTCCGGTGGACCTGGCCTTCAACACCTGGAACCGCGACGTCGCCTTCCAGGAGTACTACGCGAAGTACGGCAAGGGCGGCTTCGACGTGGACAGCGCCACGCGCATGATGGCGTCCAGCCCCATCAACCGTCCGCACGCGTGTGACGGGAAGATCACCACCTCGGAGATGACCGAGAAGCTGATGTTCCTGGCCCACTACGGCAAGACGACGCTGCGCGAGAAGATGGTGGGCAGCCGCTGGATTCCGGACCTGCCCGGCGCCACGCCGCACCTGTCCCTGGGCTACACCGCCTTCAGCCCCATCTACGTGGCGGACCAGCTGAAGGCCGCGAAGGCGAAGCAGAAGCCGGAGCCCAAGGCGGACAAGCCCAAGCGCGACTTCGCCCGCGTGAAGGACGCGCTGTCCTTCGACGAGAAGAAGCTCTGGGCCAACACGGTGTTCCCCGCGACGGACGCGGACAACTGGTTCGGCAGCGGCTCCGCCGCGTACTGGACCCAGCTCCGGGACCTGCCGGAAGGGGACGACCTGTCCAAGGCCTTCGACGCCCAGCGCGACGCGCTCGCGGAGCTCAACGCCCGCTACCTGTACGTCACGGCCCGCGAGGGCGACGTGGTGCCCACCGCCGCGCGCACGGACTACGGCCGTTATGGCCAGTACGCGGTGCCGCGCATCAAGGGCACGTACCTGCTGCACCAGCTGCGGCTGACCCTGGGCAACGCGAAGTTCGCCAAGGTGATGGGCGCGGTGCACTCGAAGTTCGCGAACAAGAAGCTCACCACCCAGGACTTCATCCGCACCGCTTCGGAGGCCGCGGGCCAGGACGTGAGCCCCTGGGTGAAGCAGTGGGTGGAGCGCGGGGGCCTGCCCGCGCCGCGCCTCACCTCCCGCGCCCAGAAGGCCAAGGAGGGCTACGAGGTGACGCTGAAGGTGGACCAGTCCGGTACGCCCTGGCGCTTCGCCACGCTGGTGGAGGTGCAGACGGAGAAGGGGGCCGTGCTGGAGCGCATGGAGGTGAAGAGCGGCAGCGACACCTTCACCGTGAAGGTCCCGGACCGGCCGGTGCGCGTGGTGTTCAACGTGGGCAACGACATCCCCGTGGCCCGCGAGCGCTACCAGACCCTGGCCAACACGCTGGATGACTGGGACAAGCTCCTCTTCGTGTACGGCTCCGCGCGCCAGGTGGAGTCCATGCGCACGCTGGCGACGAACTACCGCGAGCAGTTGGCGGACGCGTCCCCGGAGCGCCTGGCCCCGCTCAAGCCGGACGCGGAGGTGACGGACGCGGAGCTCGCGGACCGCGACCTCGTCGTCTTCGGGGGCCTGGAGGACAACGGGCTCATGGCGCGCCTGGCGGCGGAGAAGAAGCTGCCGGTGGAGCTGGGCCGGCGCTTCTTCCGCTGGCAGGGCAAGACGTACGGCCGCGCGGATGACGGCCTGGCCCTGGCGCTGCCCAACCCCTGGAACCCGAAGCGGACGCTGTACCTCTTCGTCGCCAACAGCGGCCTGGAGCTGTGGCACATGACTCGCTCGTTCCAGCGCGGCCTCCAGAGCTGGGCGCTGTTCCGCGCGGGCGAGGTCAGCGGCAAGGGCTTCCACGCCACCGACGGCTTCACCCAGGAGCTGTCCGTGGACCTGCCGGCCCCCAAGCTGGGCATGCTCACGCCCTGAGCCGCCGTCGCTGAAGATCCAGGTCGTCCAAGGAAGGGCCGGCGGAGCGCACTCCCGCCGGCCCTTCTTGCGTCTGCCCGCTTCCCCCCTCTGAAGGTCCCGGTCGATTTGACTCCGGCGCGGAGAGGGTTAAATCTCTC
The sequence above is drawn from the Corallococcus sp. NCRR genome and encodes:
- a CDS encoding C45 family autoproteolytic acyltransferase/hydolase; amino-acid sequence: MSHLRLMWKRSRLLWPTLAACASASAWAAPASIAIPNAGFESGAASGLPQGWTASGQGKVSARTDAKSEGSRSLVIESPQGGAETTVVSEPVKLQVGRLYRLSAWVRTQGVQADAQARYPTALGACLSMQSFPFTNCSPPQGADQSGRVQVLFFATTSNDRVRAHLGHNGKATGTAWFDDVKLEEVTDVTQYIPMESVRWAGKGFRYDDGGWVYVHIEGEPYERGRQYGELVSQEIVRYIEKLGIQKDKADAAKGWAQVRLLADSLFLRRFDPEYLEEMKGIADGANVGGAKFKGPDGKERDLDVLDVVAINSAVDLGQLEDANRVTASPISGRTFLKGEDENGRAGEGDHCSSFVATKSATKDGRVVMGQIFMWNGYTGVHWDVVLDVQPTKGHRFVMQTFPGGIHSGSDWMLNDAGIVIGETTVGQTPFNIDGTPQSNRIRKAVQYANSIDDVERILKDRNNGLYTNDWTLADTKTDEGACLLLGTAKTRLWRTGSKGKAGDTPGNLKDFIWANNNNRDPEVRKESVPNASNAPVDLAFNTWNRDVAFQEYYAKYGKGGFDVDSATRMMASSPINRPHACDGKITTSEMTEKLMFLAHYGKTTLREKMVGSRWIPDLPGATPHLSLGYTAFSPIYVADQLKAAKAKQKPEPKADKPKRDFARVKDALSFDEKKLWANTVFPATDADNWFGSGSAAYWTQLRDLPEGDDLSKAFDAQRDALAELNARYLYVTAREGDVVPTAARTDYGRYGQYAVPRIKGTYLLHQLRLTLGNAKFAKVMGAVHSKFANKKLTTQDFIRTASEAAGQDVSPWVKQWVERGGLPAPRLTSRAQKAKEGYEVTLKVDQSGTPWRFATLVEVQTEKGAVLERMEVKSGSDTFTVKVPDRPVRVVFNVGNDIPVARERYQTLANTLDDWDKLLFVYGSARQVESMRTLATNYREQLADASPERLAPLKPDAEVTDAELADRDLVVFGGLEDNGLMARLAAEKKLPVELGRRFFRWQGKTYGRADDGLALALPNPWNPKRTLYLFVANSGLELWHMTRSFQRGLQSWALFRAGEVSGKGFHATDGFTQELSVDLPAPKLGMLTP